One Streptosporangium becharense genomic window, CCACAGGCGGAAGGGGTACACCTGCGGCCCGGAGTCCAGGTGGCACACCGGCACCGGACGCAGGTGCGTCGGCATCTCCATGATCCGCCGGTTGACGCTCATCGACTTGCCGTGGAAGACGTCCACCGCGAACTCGGTGTTCGCCCACTCCCAGATGTCGATCGGCATGATCGGCAGGCCGTACCTGTCGATGAACCACGGGTCCAGGCCGTAGCGCTTGGGGAACACGCCGCAGTAAGTGAAGTAGTCCGACAGCACGATCGCGTCGGGGCGGAAGTCGCGGACCGTCTCGTCCACGATCAGCGTGGCGAACCCGCCCATCGAGTTGTCGAGCACCACGTAGGGGAACCCGCTGCCGCGCAGCAGCTTCTCCGACATGGGCTCGATGACGAAGAAGCTCTCGATCCCGGCCGCCTGGAGCTGGCGGGCCAGCGACATGCCGATCAGCGTCTCGCCGTACCCGGCGCTGCTCATGGCGAAGAACAGCAGTCTCACGGGCCCACCGCCAGCAGGGAGGGCCCCTCGACGGACCGGCGGACGCCGAGCGGCGTCCCGACGTCCTGGAAGGAGCCGTCCGGGAACTCGACCGCGTGGACCCGCAGGCCGCGGCGGACCGCCAGGTCGAAGTAGTGGCCGAGCACCGGCTCACCCGCAGTGGTCCCGGCGGTCCCGGCGGTCCCTGTGGTGCCGGCGTCCCCGCTGTCCCCGGTGGTCTCGCGCAGTCCCTCGTGCAGCAGGTCCGCGAAGGCGTCCGTCCAGATCGCCGCCCCCCAGGTGTTCATGACCGGCGGGTCGGCCGGCTTGTCGAACACGCGGCGTACCCGGTCGCCGCGCGTCACCACCGGGCCGAGCCGGTGGGCGTCCCGGGTCGGGAAGACCGCCAGCGCCAGGTCCGCGCCGGTCTCCTCGTAGACGCCGCGCAGCCGGGTGAGCGCGTCGGACGGAGTGAAGATCGTGTCAGGCATGGCGAACACGACGTGGCGTCCCCTGGTCCAGCCGCGGGCCAGATCGAGCGCGCAGGCCAGGCCCCGCGCCTCCTCCTGGAAGAGATAGGCGACGTCGACGCCGAGGTGGCGGCCGTCCCCCAGGTAGCCGATCACCTCCAGCTTCCACGGGGCGACCACCAGGATCGCGCTGCCGACGCCCGCCCGCGCCAGCGACTCCAGGGCGTACTCGGCCACCGGACGCAGCCGGGCGCCGCCCTCGGCGGGCTCGTAGACGATGGGAAGAAGCTCCTTGGGGTAGCGCAGCGGGGACAGCCGGGTGCCGCGTCCCGCGGCGGGTACGAGTCCGACGAAGTCCGTGCTCGTCACATGCCGCTCCTTACTGGGTGGAGAGCGCCGGCCGGCGCCGGCGGGGGAGTGGCGGCCTGCTCACCGAACCGGACCAGCCGGATGGCGTCGATCAGCTCACGTTGGAACGGGTCGGCCGCGATCTCGCGCAGCCGGGCCCGCCCGTCGAGCGAGCGGAGCATCTTGTAGCAGAGGTCGCAGCCGTTGGTGAAGTTCGTCCCCTTGAACAGCTTGCGCACCGCCGGGGACGAGGCCACCATGCGGGCCACACCCTGGGGGCCGTACACGCGCAGGAACTGGTACTCGTAGTTCTTGTCGGCGTCGTCGAGGATCTCCCCGAACGAGCTGTCGTGCAGGTTGCCCAGGAAGTAGGCCAGATCGGAGAGCCGGACGTACGCTCCGGCCTTGCCGATGTGGCACGCCGACAGGTCGCCGTTCGGGTTGATCAGCGGGGTCTCCAGGTAGCAGGAGGCCGAGAAGTGCTCCGGGTCGGGGGGAAGGCCCACCTGGTGCGCCGTCTTGATGAACGGCGTGGGGATCACCCGGTCCACGTGCACCCGGACGCGGTCCTCGAAGCGCCGGTACAACCCGCGGATCTGCTCCTCCTCGTGGTCCTCGGCGATGGTGATGCAGAGGCTGATCTCCGGGATCTCCCGGGCGATCGCCCCCTCGATCACGTTGACGACATGCTGCGTGGGCACCCGCTCCTGGTGGTAGACGTCGGTGCTCAGGTAGAGCCGGGTGAGGCCGGGCAACTGCCCGAGGATCTTGTCCACCGTCGCGGGCGACCGCCCCCAGAAGCTGCTGGTGAACACCGAGATCCGTGGCCTGCCGGGGTGGCCGGCGGCGGCCCCGACCCCGGACTTGAGCATCCGGAATCGCTGGAAGGGCTCGCCGCCGGTGAAGATGACCTCCGGGATGCCGCTGTCGCACGCCTGCGCCACCCAGCGCCCGATCTCCTCCGCGGTCGGCTGGCGGTCACGCGTGGAGCCGGTGAAACCGCAGTGCCGGCAGCCCACGGTGCAGATCTCGGTGACGCTGACCAGTATCGAGTTGAAGTGCACGACACCCCCTGGAGCGTTTAGTAGTAGCCGCCGCCGCCCGGCTGCTGTTCGATAGGAGCCGTGTGCGCCTGCACCGCGGGCTTGAGCAGGCCGGCGCCGGCCAGCTCCTTGATCTGGTCGATGTGGTCGGCGCCGAGGTTGTACTCGGCGGCGACCGACTCGGGGTTGCTGAGCAGCTGCTCGGCGAACCCGGGATCCGACGCGGCGCGCTGCACGAGATCGCGGACGCGTGGTGACGACTCGGTCATGGTCCCTCCCATGGGACGGGTTCTGGTGGGCCTGTCGGGGGTGCCCACGTGGTCAACGTACGGACGGGACGCCCACCGAACCTCCGCCTGGCAGGCGTATTCCGCTTCCGTCGCGGCACGGAGAACCCGCCGTCGGTCCGCCGATCACCGCGTCCCCGTGGCCTAGCCGCCCCGTGCGACGGCCTACGTCCGCTCCGCGCGACGGCCTATGTTCGCTGCGGGATGGCCTATCCCTGCTCCGGGACGGCGTATGTCCGCTCCGGGACGGCGTGAGCGGCCCGCGTCCCGGCGGAAGCCGTCCCCGGCGCGGCCGGTACGGCGCGGGCGGTGGCCCCACCGCGCCGCCGGATGCCCGTCGCGCGGGACGGGCGGCGCGGCGCGGCGTATGGTCTGGGCATGCTCAGGATCGCCGAGCTCGACGCCCTGCGACGGCAACCCGGGAGATCCGCCCTGCTCGTCGTCACCGACCGCTGCCCGGTCGGATGCTCGCACTGCTCGGTGGCCTCCCGCCCTGACGGCCCGCGCATCACCGACCTCGCGCTCTTCGAGGAGGTCGTCGAGGGACTCTGCGCGGACGAAACACTGCGGGTCGTCGGCGTCTCCGGCGGCGAGCCGTTCACCGAGCGGCGCGCGCTCTCCCACGCGGCCCGGCGGATCCACGGATCGGGGAAGGCGTTCGTCCCCTACACCAGCGGCTACTGGGGGGCCGGCGGGGATCCCCCGGCCTGGATCCGGTCGGTTCTGCAGCTGTCCGCCTGCGTCGTCCTGGGCACGGACGCCCACCACACCAGCCCGCCCGGCACCGTGGCCGCCGCCGCCCGCGCCGTCGCCGCCGAGGGGACGTGGCTGGTGGCGCAGGTGCTGGACGACCCGGCCCAGATCGGGGCCGCGGAGGATCTCCTCACCGGCGCGCTGGGCGGCGGCTGGCGCGATCTCGCCGAGATCCACGCGGTCCCCCCGCTGCCGTACGGCCGCGGCTCGGCCGTCTTCCCCGCCGCCGCCCGGGTGCCCGGCGCGCGGCTGGGGCGGTGTGCGATCGCGCGCACCCCGACGGTGCGCTACGACGGGCGGATCTCGGCCTGCTGCAACGAGAACGTCATCATGGGGGCGGGACCGCCCGGTCTGCACCGTGTCGCCCGTGACCGCGACGGGGTGCGCGAGGCCCTCGCCGCCTTCGCCGCGGACCCGTTCTTCACCGTGCTGGGCTCGCTCGGCACCGCGGCGCTGACCGCCCTGCCCCGCCACCGGGACCTCGCCGCCCGGGAATTCTCCGGGATCTGCGGGATCTGCTGGCACCTGCTGCGGCGCGTCGCGGGCGAGCGCGACCCGCTCCTGCGCGCGCTGGCGCTCCTCCCGCCGCCGGGGTCCGGCGCCGCCCGGCCCGGGGAGTCGGCGGAGACCTGGTAGCACTTCGTTTCAGCGAATGGCCCACCGGCGCTCCGGCACCCACCGAGTACCGGCTGACCACTCTTCCCGCCGACACCCCGCTTCGACGCCTGGCCGGCCTGGCGAAGATACGCCGGCGCATCGAGCACGACCACCGGGAGGTGAAGCACGGTCTGGGCTTGGACCACTTCGAGGGCCGCACCTGGCGCGGCCGGCACCACCACGTCACCCTCGTCACCGCCGCCCATGCCTTCCTCACGCTGCGACGCCTGGACGGACCGGCGCGTGCCCTACCTGCCACCGCGACGTTCCCGGCCCGACTCCGCCCCGCCGCGACGACCGCGCCGGGCCCGGTCGCGGACCTGATCGGTGCGCTCGGGAACGGTGTGCCCGATCCCGCGTCGTCGCAGCCAGGCCCGGATCGCCTTGGAGCTGTAGCCTTGTCGCCGACGAGGTGATCGGGACGCACCCGGGGCCGTCCATCACCGACCGGGGCAGCAACGGCCCCGGCGCCTGCCCTCGCGGTGGCTGCCGCCCTGCTCGACGTCGGGCAGTAGTGTCATCACCCGTCTGTGATGAAGTGGTCCGCCGCATCACGGACGGGTGATGACGAAGGGTCTTTTGGCCTTGCTTTCATTCGGTCGCCTGGTTGGCTCTTCGAGCTGTTCCTGTATGCTCTGCCGCGACCGGACGAGCTTGCGGTCGGCTCAGATTCTTTGATGGCCGACCGATGCCGGCCATGAGTTGCTGCTGCATTGGGCATTTGATTTAACGGAATTGGCCACCCAGGGGCCGTAAACCGTGGTGACGATACCGCTACTATTCTGGCAGAAGAGCAGGACCCGTGTCTGAGTCACTCCGGTACCGCTGCACATCGCCCAGCCGGTGCCGCCGCTGATGCCGATCTGCGCGCTAGTGCTGCAGGTCGCCGCCTGGGCGGGAGCGGTCGGTGACATTAGAGTTGTCGCGGCGGCGATCGCGGCCACCGCGGCCGCCGAAACGCCGAACTTCTTGATGCGGCCCATTAGTTATCTCCTTCGGCGTCGATGTTTGCTTTTTGATGGTAGTCACAGCTTTGGTGGATATCCATAGGGGATGGTATGCAATTCGAGTGAGCGGTTTACGGGCTGGCCGCGGGGCCGCAGATTGAAGTCCGGAACAGGGAAGAAGTCTGTCGGTGAGTGTTTGAGAAGATCAATTCGAGGACGGGACGAAGGTTGTCACCTGCCGGCGGGCGGCAGTGGCGCCACGGGTGATCCGGCGGGCCATGCCGCTGATCGCGGCCCAGCAGATCATGGCCTCCCGCATGGTGCTGGAGGGCGATCGGACGGTCGCGTTCGTGGCGCGGGGGTTCGACATCAACGCCAGCACCCTGGGCGGCCGGGTGAACCGACATCGGATCGCGAGCGCGCAGCAGGAGCGGCGCCCGGTCTCCGGGCCGGAGCGGGTGCGGATCCGGGAGGCGGAGCGGGAGAACGCCGAGCTGCGTTGATCGTCTGAATCTAAGGCCGTCTTCTTCGCGTCCGAGACTCGATGACGCTCGCCGAGTACGAGCTCCTCGACGCGGAGAAGGCGCATCACTCGATCGCGCGGAGGTGTGCTTGGCTGGCCCGGTCGGGCTGTTCGGCCAGGTTCCGCTGGTCGTGCGGGGCCTGAGGTCTGCAGTTCCCGGCAGTCTCCGCGCTCGGAGCCGCGACCGTGTTCTGGGAGTCCTCCGATGAAGGGCACTGTCGTTGACCGGATCCGTCCGCTCCCCGTCGCGATCAAGCCTTCTGTGGTGCGGCGGAGCCTGCGAGGGTGAACTTCATGAGCCGAACCGCACTGATCGTCATCGACGTCCAAGAATCCTTCCGGGCCCTCCCGAACTGGCCGGCCGTGAACCGCCCCGACATCGCCGAGCGGGTCGCCCGCCTGGTTCGCGCGGCACGAGACAGGGGCGACTTGGTGGTCTGGGTGCTGCATGCAGAACCGGGCTCCGCCGGCGTCTTCGATCCAGCCAACGGCTACGTCCGGCTGATCGATGGTCTCGAGCCGGGTCCGGAGGAACCCGTGGTCACGAAGGCTTCCCACAATGCCTTCACCACAACGAATCTGCAGCAAGTCCTCACCCGGCACGGTGTCACCGAGCTGGTGATCAGCGGCATTCGCACCGAGCAGTGCTGCGAGACGACCGCTCGGATCGCCTCCGACCTCGGCTACGACGTCGTGTTCGTCACCGATGCGACCGCGACCACTCCGCTGCCGCATTGGACGGTGCCGCTCGATACGCCGCTGGAGCAGGTCCTGGCCGATCCGCGAACCCTCAGCCCCGAGGTCGTGACCGAGCGGACCGAGTATGCCCTGGCGCGCCGGTTCGCCACCATTCGGACCCTTGACGACCTGGCCGCCGAGCCCATGCCATCCTGACTGGATAATGACCGTTCACGTCGCGTTCCTGCTGGTTGCGAACCTGCACCTTCTGGATCTGGCCGGGCCGGCACAGGTCTTCTCCACCGCGAACGACCTCGGCTACGGATACCGGCTGAGCTATGTGGCCGAGACCGAGACGATCCTGACCGCTCAGGGCATCCCGGTGCGGGCACAGGTCCGCTGGCCGGACCTCGGCCCGAAGGACCTGGTCGTGGTGCCGGGGTGGAGCCGGTCGCGACCACGACAGGTTCCGGCGATCGGACCGGAGACCGCGCGGCGACTGCGCTGCCACCACGCGGACGGAGGGTCGGTGGCGAGCGTGTGCTCGGGGGCGGACGCGCTGGGAGCGGCCGGACTGCTCGATGGTCGCCGCTTCACCACTCACCATGACTTGGCCGGTGAGCTCACGGTGCGCTACCCGCGGGCGAAGATCGTGCGAGATGTCCTGTACGTCACCGACGACCGGGTGATCACGTCCGCGGGAATCGCCAGCGGCATCGACCTCGCGCTGCACCTTGTCGCCGGGGACCACGGTCCCGCAGCGGCCGCGCGCGTGGCGCGGGAAATGGTCGTCTACGCACGCCGGAACGGCCACGAACCGCAGGAGAGTGTGATGCTGCGGCATCGGGACCATCTCAGCGATCTCTCCCATCGGGTGCAGGACGTCATCGACGAGCGCTACGCCGACCGTCTCCCGCTCGGCGACCTCGCTCGCCGGGCCGGCGTCAGCGAGCGGACCCTCACCAGGGCCTTCACCGCCGCGACCGGGCTCACCCCGCTCCGGTACCAGCAACTTCTCCGGCTTGAAAGGGCCGAACACCTGATCGGCCACGGCACGACGGTCGAAGCGGCTGCACGAGCCGTCGGCTTTGACGACGCCCGCATGCTCCGACGCCTCCGCTCGCGTGCGGGGAAACCGGCTGAAGGGTAGGCCCGGGTCCACCCGCTCTTGCTCAGTCCTCATTCTTCCCGGACGCTTTTCGGGCACGACGTGTACGACATCCCGCACGTACCGCGGGTCAGCGGGTTGTCGACGCTCCGACAGTCATCGGATTGACCTTCAGGGCGGAGCGGTCGAGCGGCATCCGGAGCGGTCCCGGAGCGGGCCACGGCTCGGGCGCGGGCGGGCGTCGGCCCCGCCCCGGTGGAGTCGGTCCCGTCGGCCGCCCCCGGCGGGGCGGAGCGGCGCGTGCCCTGCGGCTGCTCCGCCTGCGCGCAGCCGTCAGCCGAACAGGGCCCGGCGTAGCGCGACCACCCGCTCGGCGGCGGCCCGGCGGCTGATCTCCGCCTGCGGGAACAGCCCGTCGAAGCCGTGGAACGCCCCGGGGTAGAGGTGGAACTCGGTGGAGACACCGGCCTGCACCAGCCGGAGGGCGTAGTCGGCGCACTCGTCCCGGAAGACCTCCAGCTCGCCGACGTCGATGTACGCGGGCGGCAGGCCGGACAGGTCGGTCGCCCTGGCCGGCGCCGCGTATGGGGAGACGTCGTCGCCGCCGCGCCGGTCGCCCAGCAACGCGGTCCAGCCGAGGATGTTCGCAGCCCGGTCCCACACGATCGCGTCGGTGAACTCGCGACTGGACGGGGTGGTGTTGCGGTCGTCCAGCATCGGGCAGACGAGCAGCTGGAACACCAGGGGCGGGCCGCCGCGATCGCGGGCCAGCAGCACGGTGCCGGCGGCGAGACCGCCTCCGGCGCTGAGCCCGCCCACCGCGAGGCGGTCCGGGGCGATGCCGAGGTCGGCGGCGTTCTTCGCGGTCCACACCAGGCCGGCGTAGCAGTCTTCCACCGGTGCCGGGTCCGGGTGCTCGGGCGCCAGGCGGTAGTCGACCGAGACGATCACACACCCCACCTTGAGGACGTGGTCGATGAGCCGGGGGTCCTCCATCTCGACCTCACCGAGGATCATCCCGCCGCCGTGGATCCAGTACAGGCCGGGGAGGGGCCCGTCCTGACCGGCGGGCCGGTAGATCCGCAGCCGGACGTCCGGGTCGCCGTCCGGCCCGGGTACGGTCCGGTCCTCGATCGTGACCCGCTCGTCCGCCACGAGCGGGGCCATCGCCGCGCGCGTCGCGCTGTGCTGGACGCGGACGCCGGGCAGGTCCTCCAGCCGGAGGGCTCCGAAGTCCATGAACGGCAGCGGCGTCGCCTCCAGGGCGGCGGCCAGGCCGGGGTCCAGGTTGGGATGATGTGCCATGTCACTCCTCGTCGGGAGACGGTGGTGCGGTCGGGAGGGGCCCAGGAGGGGTGGTGCCCGGAAACCGGGGGACAACCGTTCACGCGCACGTTCTCCTGCACAGATCATCCGTGAGTCGTACGCCGCCCACAACCGCGACATGGCCGCGATGAGCGGGTCTCCCCCCGCCGGACGGCGGCCGATCCGGGTGCCGGAGGCCACCGTCTCGCCGCGTCACGGTGATCGGCTGAACGTCGGCACGACCCCGGCGGCGGACATCGTCCGCCCGCCGCCGCCCTGCGCGCGTGAGGATTCGCCCGCCGCTGAAATCAGCGGTTCCGGACGTCCATCTATTATCAGATATTTTTTTCGCCGCTGTTTTCGCCGTCCGGCTAATGATGAATTGACACCTTATTTCGGGCTACGCGATGATCAATGAATGTTTCCCCGGGCAGGCGTCGTCACGACAGGCGTAATCGTCATCGCTCTGGTCAGCGCCTGCAACGGCGGTGGTACCGCCGCAGAGCGGGTCTCGCTCGAAGAGCGCACGTCCTCCACGGTGTCCCCAACGGTGTCCCCGGCGGGGTCTCCGGTGGTGTCCCCACCGGGGTCGCCGACGACGGTTCCCTCAGGGTTCCCGTCGTCGCCGTTCCCGTCCGTGCCGTCCGTGCCGTCCGTGCCGTCCGCCACGTCCACCTGGCGGTCGCCCGCCCCGACGCCGGTGCCGACGATCCCCCTGGCGACGTCCCTCACCTCGCCCATGGCGACCTCCCGGCCCCTGCCGGTGACCGGTCCGCCGCGCTTCTTCGTCACCGCGGGGACTCCGGGCTCCCACCTGCCGAAGGGCTCGAAGGACCCGGACTACTACATCCCGGTGCGGCCCGCCGTGCACGACGCCGCGACCGGGAAGCTCCTGGCGACCATCCCGCTGCCGCGGGGAGTGCTGTCCGCGTGGCACGTGCTGGCCGCGGCACCCGACAACCGCACCTTCCTACTGTGCGGGTGGACCGGGCCGGATTCCCCCATGCGGCTCTTCCGGGTCACCCTCGCCGACGACGGCCGGCCGGACGACCCGGTGCTCGTCCCCGGCCTCGGAATCAGGCCGCACGAACTCGTGGTCGCCCTCGCGCTGAGCGGGGACGCCACCAGGCTCGCCTACTCGACCTTCGGCTCGGGTGGGGTGAGGGTCTCCGTCGCCGATCTCGCCAACGGGCAGCGCCGCGACTGGAGCGCGGCAGGGGGCATGAGGGTGAGCGGCCTGTCCTGGTCCCCGGACGGCCGGCGGATCGCGCTGGCGATGAACCGCGGGGGCATCGGTGTCCTCGACCTGGCGCAACAGGGAACCGACCTGATGGCCGCCACCCGCGTCGTCAAACCGCACGGCGTCCTGCCGCCGCTGGGGTCGGTGGCCCACACCCCCGACGGCGCCGCCCTGGTCTACTCATCCGGTCATGTGATAGAGCGCATCCCGGTCGGCGGCGGGGAGCCGCAGGTCCTCGCCCGTCCGGAGTTGCCGCCCGGCGCCTCACTCGACCTGCGCTTCAGCCTCGACGGAACCGGGCGGCACCTGCTCTACGTGCACGGATGGAAGAGCTTCCGGGCCGACCTGTCCGACGGCTCGACCGCGTCGATGCCGATCGAGGCCGACGGGCACTCCCGCAAGGGCGGCTCCCCGCGCGCCGCCTGGTGACGACCCGGCGCCCGGGCGGGCGTGACCGTCACCGGCCGGGACATGCCCGTGCGCCTCGCGCGGGGAGTCCGGCCCGGTGTCACCAACCGGCGGTGACGTGGACGTCGTCGAAGGAGGCGGTGGCGTTGTAGGTAGCCACCGTGATCTTCCCGCCGGTGTGGCCGCCGTCGACGGCGGTCGGTTCCTGAACGCCGTCGACCGCGAACGTGAGGGCGTCGCCGGCGGGTGAACCCGTCGACGTGAAGGTCCGCCACCGCATCGACCTGCACCCCGAACAGCAGTACGTCTCCCTCGTCCTGGGTCACGGCGAGCCGGTCTCGGCCGGGACGAAGTGGCAGGCGGCCCGGTGGCGCCGGCCGTCGGCACCGGCGGCCGGGTCGACCTCGACGCAGATCTGCCGCGACTCGTCGACGAGCGGGCCGACCGGGCAGATCGTGCGGTAGCGGCAGCCCGACGGCGGGTGCAGCGGGTCCGGCGGCTCGCCCTCGGCACCCTGCTCACCGTCGAGGCCGGTGAGCGTGGCCGCCTCGATCAGCGCGCGTGTGTACGGATGCTGCGGAGCGGCCAGCAGCGTGGCGGTCGGCGCCCGCTCGACGATCCGCCCGAGCTGCATGACCGCGATCTCGGTGCAGAGGTAGCGGACGACCGCGAGATCGTGGGAGATCACCAGCAGTCCCAGACCGGTCTCGGTGCGCAGCCGCCGCAACAGGTTGAGCACCGAGCCCTGCACCGAGACGTCGAGCGCCGCCGTCACCTCGTCGGCGACGATCACGTCCGGACGGGTTGCGAGCGCGCGCGCGAGGGCGACGCGCTGGCGCTGCCCCCCGGAGAGCGCACCCGGCCTGACCAGCGCGTGGGCGGGGTCGAGTGCGACCTGCTCCAGCAGCCGCGCGACCTCTGCGGCGCGTTCCCGGCGGCCGAGCCGGCGACCTGCCGCCGCCGCCTCCCCGATGGCCTCGCCGACGGTCATCCGCGGGTTCAACGACGCGCGAGGGTCCTGGAAGACGAGCTGCACACGCCGCCGCAGCTCCTTCAGGTGGCGTCCGTGAGCCCCGGCGTAGTCGCGACCGTCGAACAGCACCTGGCCGCCGGCGACCGGTGTGAGGCCGACGATCGCCCGCGCGCAGGTCGACTTGCCGGAGCCCGACTCGCCGACCAGCCCGAGCGCGCCTCCCGGTGGCAGATCGAGCGTGACGCCGTCGACGGCCGTCATCGCCACATGGCCGCTGCCGA contains:
- a CDS encoding cysteine hydrolase family protein, yielding MSRTALIVIDVQESFRALPNWPAVNRPDIAERVARLVRAARDRGDLVVWVLHAEPGSAGVFDPANGYVRLIDGLEPGPEEPVVTKASHNAFTTTNLQQVLTRHGVTELVISGIRTEQCCETTARIASDLGYDVVFVTDATATTPLPHWTVPLDTPLEQVLADPRTLSPEVVTERTEYALARRFATIRTLDDLAAEPMPS
- a CDS encoding oligopeptide/dipeptide ABC transporter ATP-binding protein, whose amino-acid sequence is MNGLSVRDLRVRVGSGHVAMTAVDGVTLDLPPGGALGLVGESGSGKSTCARAIVGLTPVAGGQVLFDGRDYAGAHGRHLKELRRRVQLVFQDPRASLNPRMTVGEAIGEAAAAGRRLGRRERAAEVARLLEQVALDPAHALVRPGALSGGQRQRVALARALATRPDVIVADEVTAALDVSVQGSVLNLLRRLRTETGLGLLVISHDLAVVRYLCTEIAVMQLGRIVERAPTATLLAAPQHPYTRALIEAATLTGLDGEQGAEGEPPDPLHPPSGCRYRTICPVGPLVDESRQICVEVDPAAGADGRRHRAACHFVPAETGSP
- a CDS encoding alpha/beta hydrolase, which encodes MAHHPNLDPGLAAALEATPLPFMDFGALRLEDLPGVRVQHSATRAAMAPLVADERVTIEDRTVPGPDGDPDVRLRIYRPAGQDGPLPGLYWIHGGGMILGEVEMEDPRLIDHVLKVGCVIVSVDYRLAPEHPDPAPVEDCYAGLVWTAKNAADLGIAPDRLAVGGLSAGGGLAAGTVLLARDRGGPPLVFQLLVCPMLDDRNTTPSSREFTDAIVWDRAANILGWTALLGDRRGGDDVSPYAAPARATDLSGLPPAYIDVGELEVFRDECADYALRLVQAGVSTEFHLYPGAFHGFDGLFPQAEISRRAAAERVVALRRALFG
- a CDS encoding GlxA family transcriptional regulator, coding for MTVHVAFLLVANLHLLDLAGPAQVFSTANDLGYGYRLSYVAETETILTAQGIPVRAQVRWPDLGPKDLVVVPGWSRSRPRQVPAIGPETARRLRCHHADGGSVASVCSGADALGAAGLLDGRRFTTHHDLAGELTVRYPRAKIVRDVLYVTDDRVITSAGIASGIDLALHLVAGDHGPAAAARVAREMVVYARRNGHEPQESVMLRHRDHLSDLSHRVQDVIDERYADRLPLGDLARRAGVSERTLTRAFTAATGLTPLRYQQLLRLERAEHLIGHGTTVEAAARAVGFDDARMLRRLRSRAGKPAEG
- a CDS encoding sugar phosphate nucleotidyltransferase, which produces MTSTDFVGLVPAAGRGTRLSPLRYPKELLPIVYEPAEGGARLRPVAEYALESLARAGVGSAILVVAPWKLEVIGYLGDGRHLGVDVAYLFQEEARGLACALDLARGWTRGRHVVFAMPDTIFTPSDALTRLRGVYEETGADLALAVFPTRDAHRLGPVVTRGDRVRRVFDKPADPPVMNTWGAAIWTDAFADLLHEGLRETTGDSGDAGTTGTAGTAGTTAGEPVLGHYFDLAVRRGLRVHAVEFPDGSFQDVGTPLGVRRSVEGPSLLAVGP
- a CDS encoding radical SAM protein, coding for MHFNSILVSVTEICTVGCRHCGFTGSTRDRQPTAEEIGRWVAQACDSGIPEVIFTGGEPFQRFRMLKSGVGAAAGHPGRPRISVFTSSFWGRSPATVDKILGQLPGLTRLYLSTDVYHQERVPTQHVVNVIEGAIAREIPEISLCITIAEDHEEEQIRGLYRRFEDRVRVHVDRVIPTPFIKTAHQVGLPPDPEHFSASCYLETPLINPNGDLSACHIGKAGAYVRLSDLAYFLGNLHDSSFGEILDDADKNYEYQFLRVYGPQGVARMVASSPAVRKLFKGTNFTNGCDLCYKMLRSLDGRARLREIAADPFQRELIDAIRLVRFGEQAATPPPAPAGALHPVRSGM
- a CDS encoding radical SAM protein, with amino-acid sequence MLRIAELDALRRQPGRSALLVVTDRCPVGCSHCSVASRPDGPRITDLALFEEVVEGLCADETLRVVGVSGGEPFTERRALSHAARRIHGSGKAFVPYTSGYWGAGGDPPAWIRSVLQLSACVVLGTDAHHTSPPGTVAAAARAVAAEGTWLVAQVLDDPAQIGAAEDLLTGALGGGWRDLAEIHAVPPLPYGRGSAVFPAAARVPGARLGRCAIARTPTVRYDGRISACCNENVIMGAGPPGLHRVARDRDGVREALAAFAADPFFTVLGSLGTAALTALPRHRDLAAREFSGICGICWHLLRRVAGERDPLLRALALLPPPGSGAARPGESAETW